One region of Roseimicrobium gellanilyticum genomic DNA includes:
- a CDS encoding AAA family ATPase: MSTVSTPSDPAARLSAAREALRNELKKCIVGQEDTAELLLLALLCRGHALLLGVPGVGKTLMSATLAKALHLEFHRVQFTPDLMPGDITGTEVLEEDPATGRYRRLVMQGPLFANVLLADEINRTPPKTQAALLQAMQEGEVTIGRETHKLPSPFLVLATQNPIEMEGTYPLPEAQLDRFFFCIRVEYPNLEDELSIALNAPGNALSTVNAVLDAEALHALQKTVQAVPIATDVGRYAVSLVSATRPQSGSVAGVTEFIECGASPRASQALVLAGKARALLNGRAHVDFADIRALAPAVLRHRLVLNFRARAEKTDADAIIARLLAHVPQEKA, translated from the coding sequence ATGTCCACCGTATCCACTCCCAGCGATCCCGCCGCCCGCCTCTCCGCTGCCCGAGAAGCACTGCGGAATGAATTGAAAAAATGCATCGTCGGTCAGGAGGACACTGCCGAGCTTCTGCTGCTTGCGCTGCTCTGCCGTGGACACGCCCTCCTGCTCGGCGTGCCGGGTGTGGGGAAGACGCTCATGAGCGCCACGCTGGCGAAGGCGCTGCACCTGGAGTTCCACCGCGTGCAGTTCACCCCGGATCTTATGCCTGGCGATATCACGGGCACTGAAGTGCTGGAGGAAGATCCCGCCACCGGCCGCTACCGCCGCCTCGTGATGCAGGGCCCGCTCTTCGCCAATGTGCTGCTCGCGGATGAAATCAACCGCACGCCTCCGAAGACCCAGGCCGCACTGCTACAAGCGATGCAGGAAGGTGAAGTCACCATCGGCCGCGAGACACACAAACTCCCCTCGCCCTTCCTCGTGCTCGCCACACAGAACCCCATCGAGATGGAAGGCACCTATCCTCTGCCCGAGGCGCAGCTCGACCGCTTCTTCTTCTGCATTCGCGTGGAGTACCCCAACCTGGAAGACGAACTCTCCATCGCCCTGAACGCGCCCGGCAACGCGCTGTCCACCGTGAATGCCGTGCTGGATGCGGAAGCGCTTCATGCGTTGCAAAAGACGGTGCAAGCAGTGCCCATCGCGACGGATGTGGGCCGCTATGCGGTGAGCCTGGTCTCAGCCACGCGGCCGCAGTCCGGCAGCGTTGCAGGAGTGACCGAGTTCATCGAGTGCGGCGCGAGTCCACGTGCCTCGCAAGCCCTTGTACTCGCAGGCAAGGCACGCGCGCTTTTGAATGGCCGCGCTCATGTGGACTTCGCGGACATCCGCGCCCTTGCTCCAGCCGTGCTGCGTCATCGTCTCGTGCTGAACTTCCGCGCGCGTGCCGAGAAGACCGATGCGGATGCCATCATCGCGAGACTGCTGGCTCACGTTCCCCAGGAGAAAGCATGA
- a CDS encoding VWA domain-containing protein — protein MSNTALDRWRLVLGRFSQRQLPSGLSTQQQQRMEAALDYLYAREYRGRGLREDPGTSREGGSGPPEFTVPSWLSEVRELFPRETVEIIEKHALDRYELKELVTDPETLAKLEPNIDLLKTLLSFRGHLQGQVLDQARRIIRHVVEEIRKKWESEVRQALSGRLNRFRHSPLKVAQNFDWRATLRRNLKHYDPARKALVLHEQKFFARNTQHLPWNIIMCVDQSGSMADSVIHSAVMAGIFAGLPSLRVKLVVFDTEVVDLSEHADDPVEVLMSVQLGGGTDIAKALHYCETLIEQPRRTVLVLVSDFIEGGSVVHMLAAVKRMKESGVIPLGLAALDAEAVPQYDAQMAQRLVDVGMEVAALTPKQLAGWLSRIVALR, from the coding sequence ATGAGCAATACTGCCCTTGATCGCTGGCGACTGGTGCTGGGAAGGTTTTCCCAGCGTCAGCTTCCATCCGGCTTGTCCACACAACAGCAGCAGCGCATGGAGGCGGCGCTGGACTATCTCTACGCCCGTGAATATCGGGGCCGTGGTCTGCGCGAGGATCCGGGCACTTCACGTGAAGGCGGCAGCGGACCTCCGGAGTTTACCGTGCCCAGCTGGCTCTCTGAAGTGCGGGAACTCTTTCCCCGCGAGACGGTGGAGATCATCGAGAAGCATGCGCTCGATCGCTACGAGCTGAAGGAACTGGTCACGGACCCGGAGACACTCGCCAAGCTGGAGCCGAACATCGATCTGCTGAAGACTTTGCTCAGCTTCCGGGGGCACCTGCAGGGACAGGTGCTGGATCAAGCGCGCCGGATCATCCGCCATGTGGTGGAGGAGATCCGCAAGAAATGGGAGAGCGAAGTGCGCCAGGCACTCAGTGGGCGCCTCAACCGCTTCCGCCACAGTCCGCTGAAAGTGGCGCAAAATTTTGACTGGCGCGCCACCCTGCGCCGGAACCTGAAGCACTACGACCCCGCCAGGAAAGCCCTGGTGCTGCATGAACAGAAATTCTTTGCCAGGAACACGCAGCATCTGCCCTGGAATATCATCATGTGCGTCGACCAGAGCGGCTCCATGGCAGACAGCGTGATCCACAGCGCGGTCATGGCAGGCATCTTCGCCGGGCTGCCTTCGCTGCGTGTGAAGCTGGTCGTATTTGATACGGAGGTGGTGGATCTCTCGGAGCATGCAGATGATCCTGTGGAGGTGCTCATGAGTGTGCAACTCGGAGGCGGTACGGATATCGCGAAGGCGCTGCACTATTGTGAAACACTGATTGAGCAGCCTCGCCGCACCGTCCTCGTGCTGGTGAGCGATTTCATCGAGGGTGGGTCCGTGGTCCACATGCTGGCTGCGGTGAAGCGGATGAAGGAGTCTGGTGTCATCCCGCTGGGACTCGCAGCACTGGATGCCGAGGCAGTGCCGCAATACGATGCGCAAATGGCACAGCGCCTCGTGGATGTGGGCATGGAGGTGGCAGCCCTGACTCCGAAGCAGCTTGCTGGATGGCTCTCACGCATTGTCGCACTGAGGTAG
- a CDS encoding trypsin-like peptidase domain-containing protein, whose amino-acid sequence MNPSKPAALAGTLLVASALMLHAEPPRMAAGQAAIAFAAPTGTAQAYTSDADLIDVVTPAVVSVFPARIVEGEDAKNPLDQFFNRDLSGPKGKGGDGGSRENERVQGVGSGVVIGPEGWIVTNSHVIHLSNGKQADAVSVEFPDRRRYDAEVVGDDPLTDLALLKIKATGLPFLHLADSDGVRVGDPVYAVGNPFKIGITATKGMVSAVRRANLNLTTQGGYESYIQTDAAINPGNSGGVLADRHGRLVGINTAIWGAAGRFNVGIGFAIPSNLVRNVVSQLAETGKVERGFFGWQIEEPTRKDIEAAGLVSMAGAKLSQVMQGGPASSGGLKAGDIILAAAGQRVFSRGDLRFLSSLVKPGGTLTLTYQRDGKELTAAVTAGRNESSAVATSTTFRLDALPGVDFRKAQGGITVAQIGKREKAKTGLAVGMDVIEINGKPIADFAAAQAALTEGVNRVKTRTGLEEQTLAIRLPLNAEEE is encoded by the coding sequence ATGAACCCCAGTAAGCCCGCCGCACTCGCAGGAACCCTCCTTGTCGCAAGCGCGCTCATGCTGCACGCCGAGCCTCCGCGCATGGCGGCGGGACAGGCCGCAATCGCATTCGCCGCGCCCACAGGCACTGCCCAAGCTTACACCAGTGATGCGGATCTCATCGACGTCGTCACCCCTGCCGTGGTCTCCGTGTTTCCCGCACGCATTGTGGAGGGTGAAGATGCCAAGAACCCGCTCGATCAATTCTTCAATCGCGATCTCTCCGGCCCCAAGGGCAAAGGCGGTGATGGCGGCAGCCGCGAGAATGAACGTGTGCAGGGCGTGGGCTCTGGCGTGGTGATTGGTCCGGAGGGTTGGATTGTCACCAACAGTCACGTCATCCACCTCTCCAACGGCAAGCAAGCCGATGCCGTCTCCGTGGAGTTCCCTGATCGACGTCGCTACGATGCGGAAGTCGTTGGTGATGATCCGCTCACCGATCTCGCACTCCTGAAAATCAAAGCCACGGGCCTGCCGTTCCTACATCTCGCTGATAGCGATGGCGTGCGCGTCGGCGATCCGGTGTACGCAGTAGGCAATCCTTTCAAAATTGGCATCACTGCCACGAAGGGCATGGTCTCTGCCGTACGCCGCGCGAACCTCAATCTCACCACGCAGGGCGGCTATGAGAGCTACATCCAGACGGATGCTGCCATCAATCCCGGCAACTCCGGCGGCGTGCTTGCGGATCGACACGGCAGGCTGGTCGGTATCAACACGGCCATCTGGGGTGCCGCAGGCCGTTTCAATGTCGGCATCGGCTTTGCTATTCCTTCGAACCTGGTGCGCAATGTGGTCTCCCAACTCGCGGAGACAGGGAAGGTGGAACGTGGATTCTTTGGCTGGCAGATCGAGGAGCCCACACGGAAGGATATTGAAGCCGCCGGGCTCGTAAGCATGGCGGGCGCAAAACTTTCCCAAGTGATGCAAGGCGGCCCTGCATCCTCGGGTGGGCTGAAGGCTGGAGACATCATCCTCGCAGCCGCAGGACAGCGAGTCTTCTCACGCGGCGACCTTCGCTTTCTCTCCTCCCTGGTGAAGCCGGGCGGCACATTGACACTGACGTATCAACGCGATGGCAAGGAACTCACCGCCGCAGTCACGGCAGGACGCAACGAATCCTCCGCCGTCGCCACGAGCACCACCTTCCGACTGGATGCATTGCCCGGAGTCGACTTTCGTAAAGCACAAGGAGGCATCACCGTGGCGCAGATTGGAAAGCGGGAAAAGGCGAAGACCGGACTCGCCGTTGGCATGGACGTCATCGAGATCAATGGCAAACCCATCGCGGACTTCGCCGCTGCGCAGGCGGCACTGACGGAAGGCGTGAACCGTGTAAAGACAAGAACCGGATTGGAAGAGCAAACGCTTGCCATCCGTCTGCCTCTGAATGCAGAGGAAGAGTAA
- a CDS encoding glutamine amidotransferase, whose translation MTFFSSLQPALPVALIVGLAACAAVVAVASAVRGRPLRPSWLQAPALVLRLGTIALLTFILLNPSVNVSTPTKTSRSAVLLDASASMTLAGTESGTRWEESQKWTRDLGAALKSAGLPEPEIHKFAGDSTIISSAELQAGNSLPDGQQTKLAAALEKLASGGGSTNIDHVIVVSDGCTQDATRISAALGGLHDAGIRASTKLVGRDVPARNATLLSVLPPRMVRAQSRVIVPVELEAGGVTPKENFELILRDADGTEVARQPVHFSSPAPDSGFSSASRKLSFVSPAQTTRYTLELSGPGKEATLEDNRFSFTLEVVTTKLRVLLAEGTHAKRSLGSEGHFVNDIEMITAACTGTGEIECVTFTPVSQYVDKPNLFAVKFANGEMLVDSSRPFPTTREELHSYDVIMVSDVPVGNFSPEQMQWVVDWVVERGGGFLMAGGNTAFDTGNYDRTPWEKITPVDMLDYGDGHYGKALEVTIPLSVRTHPIWQMTPDAKENAAILDTHPKFGGMNRVRRAKPGATVLAVVQDEPEQPVIAAQNYGRGRSIAYLPDPNGGWGEFVIRWSADNAPTLGDRIELGQGASLTTHPSEARAPATPRPPHPSPHYAAFWVNTMKWLAENSIRWRRDKLSGKILTAQARPGTLLPVAAEFLAESDPAKMAVQEIGARLDVPGSPRIRLIYDRDRREFAGSLPVPADLTAKEVQVLFDTTAGRESLTDVVPCGVLIQNSEYTRSAPDTALMTELAQAGGGEVLTTPESAIAACRAASEARAARDSRAWPQPIWSHWPWWTAVLVLLGLEWVLRRAGRYSPQTPVSTSA comes from the coding sequence ATGACCTTCTTCTCTTCACTGCAACCCGCCTTGCCCGTTGCGTTGATCGTCGGCCTGGCCGCGTGCGCTGCCGTGGTCGCGGTGGCGTCAGCGGTTCGCGGCAGACCGTTGCGTCCCTCGTGGCTGCAGGCGCCGGCGCTCGTGTTACGCTTGGGAACGATCGCATTGCTCACGTTTATCCTGCTGAACCCTTCGGTGAATGTCAGCACGCCCACAAAGACGTCACGCAGTGCCGTGCTGCTGGATGCCTCTGCCAGCATGACTCTCGCAGGCACGGAAAGCGGCACCCGTTGGGAGGAAAGCCAAAAGTGGACTCGTGACTTGGGCGCCGCCCTGAAGTCGGCCGGTCTGCCTGAGCCGGAAATTCACAAGTTCGCCGGAGATTCCACCATCATCTCTTCCGCCGAGCTTCAGGCAGGCAACTCCCTTCCCGATGGACAGCAGACGAAGCTGGCTGCGGCTTTGGAAAAACTGGCGAGCGGTGGTGGCAGCACAAATATCGATCACGTCATCGTGGTATCCGACGGCTGCACTCAGGACGCCACTCGCATCAGCGCGGCATTGGGGGGCCTGCATGATGCAGGCATCCGTGCCTCGACCAAGCTCGTGGGTCGTGATGTGCCTGCACGGAACGCGACGCTCCTTTCCGTGCTGCCACCACGCATGGTGCGGGCGCAATCACGCGTCATCGTGCCGGTGGAACTGGAAGCAGGCGGAGTGACGCCCAAGGAGAACTTCGAACTCATCCTCCGGGACGCGGATGGCACAGAGGTCGCGCGCCAGCCAGTACACTTTTCCTCACCCGCACCGGATTCCGGCTTTTCCTCCGCGTCACGCAAGCTCAGCTTCGTCAGTCCGGCGCAGACCACACGCTACACCCTGGAACTTTCCGGACCAGGAAAGGAAGCAACGCTGGAGGACAACCGTTTCAGCTTCACGCTGGAGGTCGTGACCACGAAGCTGCGCGTGCTCCTCGCGGAAGGCACCCACGCCAAGCGCTCGCTCGGTTCCGAAGGACACTTTGTGAATGACATCGAGATGATTACCGCAGCCTGCACCGGCACCGGCGAGATCGAGTGCGTGACCTTCACTCCGGTGAGCCAGTATGTGGACAAGCCGAATCTCTTTGCCGTGAAGTTTGCCAATGGCGAGATGCTCGTCGACTCCTCGCGCCCCTTCCCCACCACTCGGGAGGAACTGCACAGCTATGATGTCATCATGGTCAGCGACGTGCCCGTGGGGAACTTCTCCCCGGAGCAGATGCAATGGGTCGTGGACTGGGTGGTGGAGCGTGGCGGCGGCTTCCTCATGGCAGGTGGCAACACCGCCTTCGACACGGGCAACTACGACCGCACGCCGTGGGAAAAGATCACGCCCGTGGACATGCTCGACTATGGCGATGGCCACTATGGCAAGGCGCTCGAAGTCACCATTCCCCTCTCCGTGCGGACCCATCCCATCTGGCAGATGACGCCAGATGCGAAGGAGAATGCGGCCATCCTCGACACGCATCCGAAGTTCGGCGGCATGAACCGGGTGCGTCGCGCCAAACCGGGAGCCACCGTGCTCGCTGTGGTACAGGATGAGCCCGAGCAACCGGTCATCGCCGCGCAAAACTACGGCCGTGGGCGCTCCATCGCCTACCTTCCAGATCCGAATGGCGGCTGGGGCGAATTCGTGATCCGTTGGAGCGCGGATAATGCACCTACTTTGGGAGATCGCATTGAGCTGGGTCAGGGTGCCTCGCTCACCACGCACCCCAGCGAAGCGCGTGCGCCCGCCACGCCACGCCCGCCGCATCCTTCGCCTCACTACGCGGCCTTCTGGGTGAATACGATGAAGTGGCTCGCGGAAAACAGCATCCGCTGGCGACGTGACAAGCTCTCCGGAAAAATCCTCACCGCCCAGGCACGACCGGGCACGCTCCTCCCCGTCGCCGCAGAGTTCCTCGCGGAGTCCGATCCTGCAAAGATGGCGGTTCAGGAGATCGGCGCGCGGCTGGATGTTCCCGGCAGCCCGCGTATCCGCCTCATCTATGACCGTGATCGCCGTGAGTTCGCTGGCTCGCTCCCCGTGCCAGCAGATCTCACCGCAAAGGAGGTGCAGGTGCTTTTTGATACCACTGCCGGACGCGAATCACTTACCGATGTGGTGCCTTGCGGCGTCCTGATTCAGAACAGCGAGTACACACGCTCCGCACCGGATACCGCATTGATGACCGAACTCGCGCAGGCAGGCGGTGGCGAAGTGCTCACTACACCGGAGTCGGCAATCGCCGCATGTCGAGCTGCTTCCGAGGCGCGAGCCGCGCGTGACTCACGTGCCTGGCCGCAACCCATCTGGAGCCACTGGCCCTGGTGGACTGCCGTGCTCGTGCTGCTGGGTCTGGAATGGGTGCTACGCCGCGCTGGCCGTTATTCTCCTCAAACTCCCGTCTCCACCTCCGCATGA
- a CDS encoding SWIM zinc finger family protein: MSTEASIRGLHASLSIETLEALSNKGLMRRAQKDLERGEVTHAEWSGNVLLLTVSGQCVSLVEAGPAKATCTCPATGVCQHILAACLHLMQQPPETADAQQPSGGERAHAEWTALSDEDVIAYYGMPDLRIAHELAHTQEVTFHLDDALVVTFPGLNAEVRGVPGAGLSGIIVRGPAEKRHRHFAAAAVLTVRARAGIRWAPPAIKSDATTKAPGHRDSLLRTVAATLEEILGAGLARLPPAMIERLDALSVSAQTAELHRLNLLLQRLASQACDWQLRRPHADLSEIFENMATAYALVQALMTKPQAHLTGVARESYVEVGALNLVGVAAWPWRTLSGYEGLTLLLWDQGNASWATWSEARPRAFQGMSGFNAVARYTQAGPWEGAESPAQISRSRFRITKARKNRWSRLSSSTQTRALVTGVTTPADLGAPVIEDWAMLDALLDKATPPGLRERDPRAAFQVVKPAQWLRQPFDPITQSLSWLLRDTAGGLLELHLTFDELNQPAIERLEKLTPQDLEGGTLVGRCQRIHGRLRLFPLALISSTKVTGFFFAAPATTSQRPASTPQQAPSNTDEVGQEQQELEPEETPNPVPTSALTQIVLSATSSLEWMAETGLQNRNHEARSRLQEAGFSLDKLGARSLAHLIDLAATNQEPSSLMKLRWMLLLAERSLAK, from the coding sequence ATGAGCACCGAAGCCAGTATCCGCGGGTTGCATGCCTCACTCAGTATCGAGACGCTCGAAGCGCTCTCGAACAAGGGGCTGATGCGCCGCGCACAGAAGGACCTTGAGCGTGGCGAGGTGACCCATGCGGAATGGTCGGGCAACGTTCTGTTGCTGACCGTCAGCGGCCAGTGTGTGTCTCTCGTCGAGGCCGGCCCGGCAAAGGCCACCTGCACCTGCCCCGCAACGGGTGTATGCCAGCACATCCTCGCCGCCTGCCTCCACCTGATGCAACAGCCACCAGAAACGGCGGATGCGCAGCAACCTTCCGGAGGAGAACGCGCTCACGCGGAGTGGACGGCCCTGAGCGATGAGGACGTGATCGCGTACTACGGTATGCCGGACCTGCGCATCGCCCATGAGCTGGCCCACACTCAGGAGGTGACCTTCCACTTGGATGACGCTCTTGTGGTGACTTTCCCCGGGCTGAACGCCGAGGTGCGGGGTGTGCCTGGCGCGGGACTCAGCGGCATTATTGTACGTGGCCCTGCGGAGAAGCGGCATCGTCATTTCGCAGCTGCCGCAGTGCTGACGGTGCGTGCACGTGCTGGCATCAGATGGGCACCACCCGCGATCAAAAGCGATGCGACTACGAAAGCACCGGGGCACCGCGACAGCCTGCTGCGCACCGTCGCAGCGACGCTGGAGGAGATTCTGGGCGCAGGACTCGCGAGACTTCCCCCGGCCATGATAGAGCGCCTGGATGCGCTCTCTGTTTCGGCTCAAACGGCAGAACTACATCGGCTGAACCTTCTGCTGCAACGCTTGGCCTCACAGGCATGTGACTGGCAGCTGCGCCGCCCCCATGCCGACCTGAGCGAGATCTTTGAGAACATGGCCACCGCGTACGCCTTGGTTCAAGCTCTGATGACGAAACCGCAGGCGCATCTCACGGGAGTGGCCAGGGAGTCCTACGTGGAAGTCGGCGCGCTGAATCTGGTCGGCGTCGCAGCATGGCCATGGCGCACGCTATCTGGATACGAAGGTCTCACGCTTCTCCTGTGGGACCAGGGGAATGCCTCCTGGGCCACATGGTCGGAGGCACGTCCGCGTGCATTCCAAGGGATGTCGGGATTCAACGCGGTGGCGAGATACACACAAGCGGGCCCGTGGGAGGGTGCGGAATCACCAGCCCAAATCTCCCGCAGCCGGTTTCGGATTACCAAGGCGCGAAAAAACCGTTGGAGCCGCCTTTCCTCCTCCACACAAACGCGTGCCCTGGTGACCGGTGTCACCACACCGGCAGACCTTGGTGCACCTGTGATTGAGGATTGGGCCATGCTGGATGCTCTCCTGGACAAGGCCACGCCTCCCGGGCTCCGTGAGCGCGATCCACGCGCAGCTTTTCAAGTGGTGAAACCAGCTCAGTGGCTGAGACAACCCTTCGATCCCATCACCCAAAGCCTCTCATGGCTGCTGCGTGATACAGCAGGGGGACTGCTCGAACTGCATCTGACTTTCGATGAGCTGAACCAGCCCGCGATCGAGCGATTGGAGAAGCTCACCCCCCAAGATCTGGAAGGGGGCACACTGGTCGGACGATGCCAGCGCATCCACGGGAGGCTGCGACTCTTTCCCCTTGCGCTGATCTCTTCCACGAAAGTCACAGGATTCTTTTTCGCTGCACCGGCCACTACATCGCAACGTCCCGCGTCTACGCCCCAGCAGGCGCCCTCGAATACCGACGAGGTGGGACAGGAACAGCAGGAACTGGAACCGGAAGAAACTCCAAACCCTGTCCCCACCTCCGCCCTGACTCAGATCGTGCTCTCCGCCACGAGTTCCCTCGAATGGATGGCCGAGACGGGTCTGCAAAATCGCAACCATGAAGCACGATCACGACTCCAAGAGGCAGGCTTTTCCCTGGATAAACTGGGTGCCCGTTCTCTTGCACACCTCATCGACCTCGCCGCCACCAATCAGGAACCTTCCTCGCTGATGAAGCTCCGTTGGATGCTCCTCCTTGCAGAACGTTCCCTGGCGAAGTGA
- a CDS encoding BatA domain-containing protein: MHPGFLWAMAALAVPLWIHLSRRRRYTEVPVGTLRFLNEVLKERRKRSRFEEIPLLLLRLLAVALLALAFCRPFLNSSEKAVESPAETVVLLDASGSVTEDMKDAGMKLLQQSTQQVAEGSKLTLAQFSDEVETINPADKWTPRAGAPTDLTRAMGWALDRLGGSGTKRAGKIVLIAHLAEGDLPPNPPRVWPPGVTLEVHALTPPSSVNAAVRNVTLLTPYVMEQMEIEAEVILPPGADRTVTLKAEGITATEQVLEGADRVIFKINPPRDEVRGTISVAGTDAWPADDARPFAVRWVEPRKVKLIDGNPGTTPFEGQAYFGEKALTASGAAHGKTPFQPDIAYGLSGRQGATDLTGVGAVALCGLPNLSTADARQLAQYVESGGGLVVILDARWTRGASAVLETAGLLPNGVRPAAAATMPASADESGPVRAITQWERTHPVLAAFDGREGGDLREIEWRDCFDIPEGDGWKALAKLDGGHALLLEKTGPVQKGRVLVLAHSLTREWTDLPRDPLFVPFVKSLFSYASRAEGAGPELKPRHPGIHEKRAPGLYDTASGGTEIVAAAPAESSVVATPPEALRRAFGVPDTTIQTITPKDDPTLATASVPWRHELWPWAVALLLVLLTVENIVATRRPTRNA, translated from the coding sequence ATGCACCCAGGCTTCCTGTGGGCGATGGCGGCCCTGGCGGTGCCGCTGTGGATCCATCTGAGCCGGCGACGGCGCTATACCGAAGTGCCGGTGGGCACGCTGAGGTTCCTCAATGAGGTACTGAAGGAGCGGCGGAAACGCTCGCGATTTGAGGAAATCCCGCTGCTGCTCTTGCGACTGCTCGCTGTGGCGTTGCTGGCATTGGCCTTCTGCCGACCGTTTCTGAACTCCAGTGAAAAGGCGGTAGAGTCTCCTGCGGAGACCGTGGTACTGCTGGATGCCTCGGGCAGTGTCACCGAGGACATGAAGGATGCGGGGATGAAGCTGCTGCAACAAAGCACCCAGCAGGTGGCGGAAGGCAGCAAACTCACCCTGGCCCAGTTTTCCGATGAAGTGGAAACCATCAACCCAGCGGACAAGTGGACGCCACGTGCGGGAGCGCCCACGGATCTGACGCGCGCCATGGGATGGGCGCTCGATCGACTGGGAGGCTCGGGCACCAAGCGTGCGGGGAAGATTGTCCTGATTGCCCATCTCGCCGAGGGAGACCTGCCGCCGAATCCTCCACGAGTCTGGCCTCCGGGGGTGACTTTGGAGGTGCATGCGCTCACACCACCATCTTCCGTGAATGCGGCGGTGCGAAATGTTACTTTGCTCACTCCCTATGTCATGGAGCAGATGGAGATCGAAGCGGAAGTCATACTGCCACCGGGTGCAGACCGCACGGTGACCTTGAAAGCCGAGGGCATCACCGCCACCGAGCAAGTGCTGGAGGGCGCCGACCGTGTCATCTTCAAAATCAATCCTCCACGCGATGAAGTGCGCGGCACCATTTCGGTGGCTGGCACGGATGCATGGCCCGCGGATGATGCACGTCCCTTCGCAGTACGCTGGGTAGAACCTCGCAAGGTGAAGCTCATCGATGGCAATCCGGGAACCACACCCTTCGAAGGGCAGGCCTACTTTGGCGAGAAGGCGCTCACCGCCTCCGGCGCGGCGCACGGGAAGACGCCCTTCCAACCGGACATCGCATACGGACTCTCCGGTCGCCAGGGCGCAACGGATCTGACCGGCGTGGGCGCAGTGGCTCTGTGCGGCCTGCCAAACCTCTCCACGGCGGATGCTCGCCAACTGGCGCAATATGTAGAGTCGGGCGGTGGACTGGTGGTAATACTGGACGCGCGATGGACGCGTGGCGCTTCCGCCGTGCTGGAGACCGCAGGTCTTTTGCCGAATGGTGTCCGGCCTGCAGCAGCAGCCACGATGCCCGCCAGCGCCGATGAATCCGGTCCCGTTCGCGCCATCACACAGTGGGAGCGGACCCACCCCGTCCTCGCCGCCTTCGACGGCAGGGAAGGCGGCGACCTCCGCGAAATCGAGTGGCGTGACTGCTTCGACATTCCCGAAGGAGACGGTTGGAAGGCTCTTGCGAAGTTGGACGGAGGTCACGCGTTGCTGCTGGAAAAGACGGGACCGGTTCAGAAAGGCCGCGTGCTGGTGCTGGCGCACTCGCTCACACGTGAGTGGACCGACTTGCCTCGCGATCCTCTGTTTGTGCCATTTGTGAAGAGTCTCTTCTCGTATGCCTCGCGTGCGGAGGGTGCCGGACCTGAGCTGAAGCCAAGGCATCCCGGCATCCATGAGAAGCGCGCTCCGGGTCTGTATGACACCGCCTCGGGTGGAACGGAAATTGTGGCGGCAGCACCGGCTGAATCGTCCGTGGTCGCGACCCCGCCAGAGGCGCTGCGCCGCGCCTTTGGCGTTCCGGACACCACGATACAAACCATCACACCGAAGGATGATCCAACGCTGGCAACGGCCTCGGTGCCGTGGCGTCACGAACTCTGGCCGTGGGCCGTGGCCCTGCTCCTGGTACTGCTCACGGTCGAAAACATCGTCGCCACCCGGCGCCCCACCCGCAACGCCTGA